Proteins encoded together in one Pseudomonas sp. Seg1 window:
- the ccmA gene encoding cytochrome c biogenesis heme-transporting ATPase CcmA, protein MTSPVLQTVALACERDLRLLFENLELRLASGDMVQISGPNGSGKTSLLRLLAGLMQPTDGQVLLNGQPLTEQRSELARNLLWIGHAAGIKDLLTPEENLSWLCALHHPAERDAIWQALAAVGLRGFEDVPCHTLSAGQQRRVALARLYLDSPPLWILDEPFTALDKQGVAQLEEHLAGHCERGGLVVLTTHHTLSRMPAGYRDIDLGNWAV, encoded by the coding sequence TTGACCAGTCCTGTCCTGCAAACCGTTGCCCTCGCGTGTGAACGTGACTTGAGGCTGCTCTTCGAAAATCTCGAATTGAGACTGGCCAGTGGCGATATGGTGCAAATCAGCGGTCCCAATGGCAGCGGTAAAACCAGTCTGTTGCGTCTGTTGGCCGGGCTGATGCAACCGACCGACGGTCAAGTCCTGCTCAACGGCCAGCCGCTGACCGAACAGCGCAGCGAACTGGCGCGCAATCTGTTGTGGATCGGCCATGCCGCCGGGATCAAGGACCTGCTGACCCCGGAAGAAAACCTCTCCTGGCTGTGCGCCCTGCATCATCCCGCCGAACGCGATGCCATCTGGCAAGCGCTGGCAGCCGTAGGATTGCGCGGTTTCGAAGATGTTCCCTGCCACACGTTGTCCGCCGGTCAGCAGCGCCGTGTGGCACTGGCGCGTTTATATCTCGACAGCCCGCCGCTGTGGATTCTCGACGAGCCGTTCACCGCCCTCGACAAGCAAGGGGTGGCGCAACTTGAAGAGCATCTGGCTGGTCATTGCGAGCGCGGCGGCCTGGTGGTGTTGACCACGCACCACACCCTGAGCCGGATGCCGGCCGGTTATCGCGACATCGATCTGGGGAATTGGGCGGTATGA
- the ccmE gene encoding cytochrome c maturation protein CcmE has protein sequence MNPLRKKRLIIILAILVGVGAAVGLALSALQQNINLFYTPTQIADGEAPHDTRIRAGGMVEKGSLQRSPDSLDVKFVVTDFNKAVTITYRGILPDLFREGQGIVALGKINADGVVVADEVLAKHDEKYMPPEVTKALKDSGQSAPTPAKEG, from the coding sequence GTGAATCCGCTGCGCAAAAAACGTTTGATCATCATTCTGGCGATTCTGGTCGGAGTCGGCGCTGCCGTCGGCCTGGCCCTCAGCGCTTTGCAGCAGAACATCAATCTGTTCTACACCCCGACCCAGATTGCCGATGGCGAAGCGCCGCACGACACGCGCATCCGTGCCGGTGGCATGGTCGAGAAGGGCTCGCTGCAGCGTTCTCCGGATTCGCTGGACGTCAAATTCGTCGTCACCGACTTCAACAAAGCCGTGACCATCACCTATCGCGGCATCCTCCCGGACCTGTTCCGCGAAGGGCAGGGCATCGTTGCCCTCGGCAAGATCAATGCGGACGGTGTGGTCGTCGCCGATGAAGTGCTGGCCAAGCACGACGAGAAGTACATGCCGCCGGAAGTGACCAAAGCGTTGAAAGACAGCGGTCAATCCGCACCGACCCCAGCGAAGGAGGGTTGA
- a CDS encoding cytochrome c-type biogenesis protein, which translates to MKRFLAAVVLGLSLAGVAHAAIDTYEFAKEGDRERFRELTKELRCPKCQNQDIADSNAPIAADLRKEIFRMLGEGKDNQQIIDFMVDRYGDFVRYKPALNAKTALLWFGPAALLLGGFVVIAVIVRRRRGQRAETPQSLSADERQRLDQLLDKNQE; encoded by the coding sequence ATGAAGCGTTTTTTAGCCGCCGTGGTATTGGGCTTGAGTCTGGCCGGTGTGGCGCACGCCGCCATCGATACTTACGAGTTCGCCAAAGAAGGTGACCGCGAGCGTTTCCGCGAACTGACCAAGGAACTGCGCTGCCCCAAATGCCAGAACCAGGACATCGCCGATTCCAACGCGCCGATTGCCGCTGACCTGCGAAAAGAGATTTTTCGCATGCTCGGCGAGGGTAAGGACAACCAGCAGATCATCGACTTCATGGTCGATCGCTACGGTGATTTCGTCCGCTACAAACCTGCACTGAATGCCAAGACTGCCTTGCTGTGGTTCGGCCCGGCCGCGCTGCTGCTCGGTGGCTTTGTGGTGATCGCGGTGATCGTCCGCCGTCGTCGCGGGCAACGCGCCGAAACCCCGCAATCGCTTTCCGCCGATGAGCGTCAGCGCCTCGACCAACTGTTGGATAAAAACCAAGAATGA
- a CDS encoding DsbE family thiol:disulfide interchange protein yields the protein MRRWLMLVPLAIFLLVAVFLYRGLYLDPAELPSAMINKPFPEFSLPAVQGDKTLTKADILGKPALVNVWGTWCISCRVEHPVLNKLAERGVVIYGINYKDTNADALKWLAEFHNPYALDIRDDEGSLGLNLGVYGAPETFFIDAKGIIRDKYVGVIDEQVWREKLAAKYQALVDEAKP from the coding sequence ATGAGACGTTGGTTGATGCTGGTGCCACTGGCGATTTTCCTGCTGGTGGCGGTATTCCTTTATCGCGGTCTGTACCTTGATCCGGCGGAGCTGCCGTCGGCCATGATCAACAAACCGTTCCCGGAGTTTTCGTTGCCGGCAGTGCAGGGCGACAAGACCCTGACCAAGGCTGACATTCTCGGTAAACCTGCCCTGGTAAACGTCTGGGGCACCTGGTGCATTTCCTGCCGGGTCGAACACCCGGTGCTGAACAAACTGGCCGAGCGCGGTGTGGTGATCTACGGGATCAACTACAAGGACACCAACGCCGATGCGCTGAAGTGGTTGGCCGAATTTCACAATCCTTATGCGCTGGACATCCGTGACGACGAAGGCTCGCTGGGCCTGAACCTCGGAGTCTACGGCGCGCCGGAAACCTTTTTCATCGACGCCAAAGGCATCATTCGTGACAAATACGTCGGTGTGATCGACGAGCAGGTCTGGCGCGAAAAACTCGCGGCCAAGTATCAGGCGCTGGTCGATGAGGCCAAGCCATGA
- the ccmD gene encoding heme exporter protein CcmD — translation MSFASFGDFLAMGHHGLYVWSAYGICLAVLAFNVAAPIVARKRYLQQEARRLRRENGK, via the coding sequence ATGAGTTTTGCTTCATTCGGCGACTTCCTCGCCATGGGCCATCATGGCCTGTATGTCTGGTCGGCCTACGGCATCTGTCTGGCGGTACTGGCCTTCAACGTGGCGGCGCCGATCGTGGCCCGCAAGCGGTATCTGCAACAAGAGGCGCGTCGTCTGCGCCGGGAGAACGGCAAGTGA
- the ccmB gene encoding heme exporter protein CcmB, translated as MSVFGLLVARESRLLFRRPAELANPLIFFAIVIALFPLAVGPETQVLQNLSPGLVWVAALLSVLLSLDGLFRSDFEDGSLEQWVLSSHPLPLLVLAKVLAHWLFSGLALVLLSPLLALMLGLPTACLPVLLLSLLLGTPVLSLLGAVGAALTVGLKRGGLLLALLILPLYIPVLILGSGALQAALQGMPATGYLLWLGSLTALAITLTPFAIAAGLKISVGE; from the coding sequence ATGAGTGTGTTCGGCCTGCTGGTTGCCCGTGAATCCCGACTGCTGTTTCGCCGCCCGGCGGAACTGGCCAATCCGCTGATTTTCTTCGCCATCGTCATCGCTTTGTTCCCGCTGGCCGTCGGCCCGGAAACGCAAGTGTTGCAAAACCTGTCCCCGGGGTTAGTCTGGGTGGCGGCGCTTTTGTCGGTCCTGCTCTCGCTGGACGGGCTTTTCCGCAGTGATTTTGAAGATGGCTCCCTGGAACAGTGGGTCCTTTCGTCGCACCCGCTGCCACTTCTGGTATTGGCCAAGGTGCTGGCACACTGGCTTTTTTCCGGGCTGGCACTGGTTTTACTCTCGCCCTTGCTGGCATTGATGCTCGGTTTACCGACCGCGTGTCTGCCGGTTTTGCTGCTTTCGTTACTGCTGGGCACGCCGGTGTTGAGCTTGCTCGGCGCGGTGGGCGCGGCGCTGACGGTGGGTTTGAAGCGCGGTGGCCTGTTGCTGGCGCTGCTGATTCTGCCGTTGTACATCCCGGTGTTGATCCTTGGCAGTGGCGCCCTGCAGGCGGCTTTGCAAGGCATGCCGGCGACCGGGTATCTGCTGTGGCTTGGTAGCCTGACCGCCCTGGCGATCACCCTGACACCTTTTGCAATAGCGGCTGGCCTGAAGATCAGCGTCGGCGAATAA
- a CDS encoding heme lyase CcmF/NrfE family subunit, with protein sequence MTSAIFIPELGHLAMILALCFALVQAVVPLVGAWRGDRFWMSLAQPAAWGQFAFLLFAFGCLTYAFMTDDFSVGYVAMNSNSALPWYYKFSAVWGAHEGSLLLWALILGGWTFAVSVFSRQLPQVMLARVLAVMGMISTGFLLFLILTSNPFSRILPQIPADGRDLNPLLQDIGLIVHPPMLYMGYVGFSVAFAFAIAALLGGRLDAAWARWSRPWTIVAWAFLGIGITLGSWWAYYELGWGGWWFWDPVENASFMPWLVGTALIHSLAVTEKRGVFKSWTVLLAIAAFSLSLLGTFLVRSGVLTSVHAFASDPERGVFILIFLLFVVGGSLTLFALRAPVVKSQVGFNLWSRETLLLGNNLVLVVAASMILLGTLYPLILDAISGAKLSVGPPYFNALFIPLMALLMLVMAVGVIVRWKDTPVKWLVGMLTPVLLGSVALAVVAGVAYGDFNWAVIATFLLAAWVLLAGVRDIFDKTRHKGLIKGLPTLTRSYWGMQIAHLGIAVCALGVVLSSQNSAERDLRLAPGESMALAGYQFVFEGAKHFEGPNFTSDKGTIRVIRDGKEISVLHPEKRLYTVQSSMMTEAGIDAGFTRDLYVALGEPLENGAWAVRVHVKPFVRWIWFGGLLTGLGGLLAALDRRYRVKVKSRVRDALGMTGAAA encoded by the coding sequence ATGACTTCCGCGATATTTATTCCTGAACTGGGCCATCTGGCGATGATTCTGGCGCTGTGTTTTGCGCTGGTGCAAGCCGTGGTGCCATTGGTCGGTGCATGGCGCGGCGACCGTTTCTGGATGAGTCTGGCCCAGCCGGCCGCATGGGGGCAGTTTGCCTTTTTGCTGTTTGCCTTCGGCTGCCTGACTTACGCCTTCATGACCGATGATTTCTCGGTCGGCTATGTGGCGATGAACTCCAACAGTGCCTTGCCGTGGTACTACAAGTTCAGCGCGGTGTGGGGCGCCCACGAAGGTTCGCTGCTGCTGTGGGCGTTGATCCTCGGTGGCTGGACCTTCGCCGTGTCGGTGTTCTCGCGGCAATTGCCGCAAGTCATGCTCGCCCGCGTACTGGCGGTGATGGGCATGATCAGTACCGGTTTCCTGCTGTTCCTGATTCTCACGTCGAACCCGTTTTCGCGGATCCTGCCGCAGATTCCGGCGGACGGTCGCGACCTCAATCCTTTGCTGCAAGACATCGGCCTGATCGTTCATCCGCCGATGCTCTACATGGGGTATGTCGGTTTCTCCGTGGCCTTCGCGTTCGCCATTGCGGCACTGCTCGGCGGTCGTCTCGATGCGGCGTGGGCACGCTGGTCGCGGCCGTGGACCATCGTCGCCTGGGCCTTCCTCGGCATCGGCATCACCCTCGGTTCGTGGTGGGCTTACTACGAACTCGGCTGGGGTGGCTGGTGGTTCTGGGACCCGGTGGAAAACGCTTCCTTCATGCCTTGGCTGGTTGGCACCGCGCTGATCCACTCGTTGGCGGTCACGGAAAAACGCGGCGTATTCAAGAGCTGGACGGTGCTGCTGGCAATTGCCGCGTTCTCGTTGAGCCTGCTCGGTACCTTCCTTGTACGTTCCGGCGTGCTGACCTCGGTGCACGCCTTTGCCTCCGACCCTGAGCGCGGTGTGTTCATCCTGATCTTCCTGCTGTTCGTGGTCGGTGGATCGCTGACGTTGTTTGCCTTGCGTGCGCCAGTGGTGAAAAGTCAGGTCGGCTTCAATCTGTGGTCCCGGGAAACCCTGTTGTTGGGCAACAACCTGGTGTTGGTGGTAGCGGCGTCGATGATTCTGCTCGGGACCTTGTACCCGTTGATTCTCGATGCGATCAGCGGCGCCAAACTGTCGGTCGGCCCGCCGTACTTCAATGCGCTGTTCATTCCGTTGATGGCGTTGCTGATGCTGGTGATGGCGGTCGGCGTGATCGTGCGCTGGAAAGACACCCCGGTGAAATGGCTGGTTGGCATGCTCACCCCGGTGTTGCTCGGCAGTGTCGCGCTGGCAGTCGTGGCCGGCGTCGCCTACGGTGATTTCAACTGGGCGGTGATCGCGACCTTCCTGCTCGCCGCGTGGGTATTGCTCGCCGGCGTGCGCGACATTTTCGACAAGACCCGCCACAAAGGCCTGATCAAAGGCCTGCCGACCCTGACCCGCAGTTACTGGGGTATGCAGATCGCCCACCTCGGCATCGCCGTGTGTGCATTGGGCGTGGTGTTGTCGAGCCAGAACAGTGCCGAACGCGACCTGCGTCTGGCGCCGGGTGAGTCGATGGCGCTGGCCGGTTATCAGTTTGTCTTCGAAGGCGCGAAGCACTTCGAAGGGCCGAACTTCACCTCCGACAAGGGCACCATTCGGGTCATTCGCGACGGCAAGGAAATCAGCGTGCTGCACCCGGAAAAACGCCTGTACACCGTGCAGAGTTCGATGATGACCGAAGCCGGGATCGACGCCGGTTTCACCCGTGATCTCTACGTTGCCCTCGGCGAGCCGCTGGAAAACGGCGCGTGGGCGGTGCGCGTGCATGTCAAACCGTTTGTGCGCTGGATCTGGTTCGGCGGTTTGCTCACCGGTTTGGGTGGTTTGCTGGCGGCGCTGGATCGACGTTATCGGGTCAAGGTGAAATCCAGGGTGCGTGATGCGCTAGGCATGACGGGAGCGGCTGCATGA
- a CDS encoding heme ABC transporter permease: protein MNWTWFHKLGSPKWFYGISSKFLPWLSIAALLLIGVGVVWGLAFAPPDYQQGNSFRIIYIHVPAAMLAQSIYVMLAMCGVVGLVWKMKLADVALQCAAPIGAWMTAVALVTGAIWGKPTWGSWWVWDARLTSMLILLFLYFGVIALGNAISNRDSAAKACAVLAIVGVINIPIIKYSVEWWNTLHQGATFTLTEKPAMPAEMWLPLLLTVLGFYCFFGAVLLLRMRLEVLKREARASWVKEEVQHSLEAVR, encoded by the coding sequence ATGAACTGGACCTGGTTTCACAAGCTCGGCTCGCCCAAGTGGTTTTACGGCATCAGCAGCAAGTTCTTGCCGTGGTTGAGCATTGCAGCGTTGCTGCTGATTGGTGTCGGCGTCGTCTGGGGCCTGGCCTTCGCGCCGCCGGATTATCAGCAAGGCAACAGCTTTCGCATCATCTATATCCACGTGCCTGCTGCGATGCTCGCTCAGTCGATCTACGTGATGCTGGCGATGTGCGGCGTGGTCGGGCTGGTGTGGAAAATGAAACTGGCCGACGTCGCCCTGCAATGCGCGGCACCGATCGGTGCGTGGATGACCGCCGTGGCGCTGGTCACCGGGGCGATCTGGGGCAAACCGACGTGGGGCTCGTGGTGGGTCTGGGACGCGCGGCTGACCTCGATGCTGATTCTGCTGTTCCTGTATTTCGGCGTGATCGCGCTGGGCAACGCCATCAGCAACCGTGACAGTGCCGCCAAGGCCTGCGCCGTGCTGGCTATCGTCGGCGTGATCAACATTCCGATCATCAAATACTCGGTGGAGTGGTGGAACACCCTGCACCAGGGCGCGACCTTTACCCTCACTGAAAAACCGGCAATGCCTGCCGAGATGTGGCTGCCACTGCTGCTGACGGTTCTGGGTTTCTACTGCTTCTTCGGCGCCGTGCTGTTGCTGCGCATGCGCCTGGAAGTGCTCAAGCGCGAAGCCCGCGCCAGTTGGGTCAAAGAAGAAGTGCAGCACAGTCTGGAGGCCGTTCGATGA